A region from the Candidatus Paceibacterota bacterium genome encodes:
- the frr gene encoding ribosome recycling factor produces MYNFSLLKKKAQDVESWLLNENTQIRTGRATPAILDGVKIEAYGSQMPISQLASVTGEDARTLRVTPYDASVVKDLEKGIQAADLGLGIANDGKGLRLTFPQLTTERRTQFVKIAKDKLEQAKISLRGLRDDTWQEIQNKEKEGGMSEDDKFRFKTEMEKIIQETQKKLEEMMVKKEKEILEQ; encoded by the coding sequence ATGTATAACTTTTCATTACTGAAGAAAAAAGCCCAAGATGTTGAGTCTTGGTTACTCAACGAAAACACACAAATTAGAACTGGACGAGCAACTCCAGCTATTTTGGATGGTGTAAAAATAGAAGCCTATGGCAGCCAAATGCCAATTTCTCAGTTGGCATCAGTAACCGGCGAAGACGCACGAACACTCCGAGTGACTCCATATGACGCAAGTGTTGTGAAGGACCTTGAAAAGGGAATCCAGGCAGCTGATTTGGGTCTTGGAATTGCAAACGATGGAAAAGGACTTCGACTTACGTTTCCTCAGTTAACAACAGAACGCCGAACACAATTTGTGAAGATTGCAAAAGATAAACTTGAACAAGCGAAGATTTCTCTCCGTGGTCTTCGTGATGACACGTGGCAAGAAATTCAGAACAAGGAAAAGGAAGGTGGAATGAGCGAAGATGACAAATTCCGTTTCAAGACCGAGATGGAAAAGATTATTCAAGAGACCCAGAAGAAGCTTGAAGAAATGATGGTTAAAAAAGAGAAGGAAATTCTCGAACAATAA